Part of the uncultured Anaeromusa sp. genome is shown below.
CAAAGGAATCTGCCTAGCACCCGGATTTCTCAATGATCATAATAATGAGTTCGCTTGGACTCCCTTCGATTGTGAAGAAACGATCTCTTGCGTACTTTGTACTCATAAATCGGATAATCGCGCAAGCGTCCTCGAATTTGTTCATCTTTTACAAGGTATCTATAGCAATAGGAAGTCATTTTCATTGTAAATCATATAGAGGAAATTAGTATTATCAATATTGATACAATTGTTTATAGTTGACTCCAAATCAACTGAATTTTTATAATATCTCCTATAAAAGCAATACATCAGTTCGCTTGGCTGGCTTACATTTTATTCTCTATAATAGAATACGTTGGTTGCTTTGTGTACAACATAGACGTAGTTATGGCATAATAAAAGTAATTTTTTTTAAGGAGATACTTGGATGGATAAAAAAAAAGCAGCTTCCGGCGTTTCTGATGCGTGCTCCTTGTCGGATGCGGCTTTTCTTCCGCTACGTGAGGGAGAAACCTATGAGCCAATATTGAAACCCCGCCAAAAGCCAAAGGAAGCGACACGTTACGCGGTCCTGTTAGGCTTGCTTTTTGGCGCCGTCTTTACTGTGGCTTGCACCTATATGCCTCTAAAAGTGGGCCAAGGCATTTCGTCGGATACGCCGATAGCCGCCATGGCTATTGCGTTGGCAGCAGTATTGAAGAGAAATGATGCGTTGGGAGAAAACACCTTGATGGAATGCATCGGCTCTACCGGCTCCATGGTCAATTCCGGCTTAGTTTTTGTGCTGCCGGCTTTATTTATTCTGCAGCTGCAGGCCTCTTTTACGGAGATGGTTTGGACTACTTTGCTGGGCGGTTTTTTGGGTATTGCTTACGCCATTATTTTGCGCAATTATTTCGTGGTACATATGCATGGGCACTACCCCTTCCCCGGTTCTTTGGCGACGACGGAGGTGCTTTTATCCGGAGCCAAAGGGGGAGATAGCCTGCAAGTAATTTTGCTTAGCAGCTTAGTCGGCGGTGCGGCGGATTTTGCGACGAATGCCTTTGGTTGGTGGAATGCGGCGTTTACCTCCCGCTTTTGCACCTTTGGCAGTTATTTGGCGGAAAAATACAAGCTGTTTTTCGCCATTAACGTGGAGGCTGCGGTTTTGGCCATCGGCTATATGACGGGCTGGCGTTATGCGGTTATTATTGCCGGAGGCTCGTTATTCGGCTGGTGGGTTTTGCTTCCACTGTTGGCCTCTTTATCGGCTGAAAATCAAGCCTGGATTTTGGGGACGGCGATGGTAAAACCATTTCAGGAACTGCCGCCGGAGGCTATTTTTCGTCAAGCAGTTCGCTTTGTCGGTATTGGTACGTTAGCCATGGCCGGCATTCTTGGGGTTTTAAAGATGGCTCCGTTTATCGGCCTTACCTTTAAAGAAGCTATCGTGGGTGTGTGGAAAAACAAAAAAAATACATCCGCGGTCTTGCGGACGCAACAAGATGTGCCGATGTCTTGGGTTGTGGGGCTGATTGCAGCGATTGCTCTGGTTTTTACGCTGATCATACAGCAGTATTACGGAGCGACATGGCTGCAGGCGCTTCTTCTAACGCTGGTGCTGTTGGCAGGGTCTTTTCTTTTTTCCGTCGTAGGAACCACTTCCATTGCCTTTACTTCTTCTGAGCCTGTATCCGGCTTGACTTTGCTGACGTTGATTATTGGCGCGCAAGCGATGCTGAGCACAGGGCTCGTCGGCGAAGTCGGCATTTTGGCGGTATTGCTTATGGCAGCGGTTGTTTGCGGCTGCCTCTGGATGACTGGTTGCTTTGTGGGCGATTTAAAGGTGGCTTTTTGGCTTGGCATCACACCGAAGACGTTGCAGATTTGGAAAGTTATCAGCACTCTTGTATCCGCGCTTATTGCCGCCGGCGTTATGCTCCTTCTTGCCAAAAGTATGGGCTTCTGCGGCCCGGGATCCTTGGCGGCGCCTCAAGCTAATGCGGTGGCGGCGGTCATCGGGCCGCTCATGGCCGGCCAGGAAGCTCCTTGGATGTTATACCTTGCAGGCGCCGTATTGGCTGTTATGTTAGACTGTTTAAAGGTGCCGGCATTGGCGTTTGGCTTGGGCTTATATGTCCCGTTGGAACTCAATATGCCTTTATTGGCTGGCGGTAGTATTGCCTATCTCATGGCTCATAGCAGCCGCGATACGCTCCTTAACCAATGGCGTCAGCGGCGCGGCATTCTCATTAGCTCTGGTTTTATTGCCGGCGGCTCGATCATGGGGGTCTGCAGCGTCGGCTTGCGAGTGATGGGCTATGATTTCAGCCAGCTTTCCTGGGGAAGCACGGAAAACCCGGAATTATATTCCTTGGTGATGTATGTTTTCTTGTGCGGCTTTTTCATTTGGTATAGTCGACGGGGTAACCCGACAGCCTAAGACGCTTTAATGCCATTGCATGCGCACATAGAAGCGGTCGTTTTTCTCAAAAGGTTTTCCCTCACGCTGAAAGCCGAAAGAAGCGTAAAAAGCTTCTTTTTCTTGGCGCGAATCCAGTACGATAGGGCGTTCTTTTGCAAGCAACGATGCTTCCTTCAATACATGCCTTAGAAGTTTGCTTCCCCAGCCTTGTTGTTGCTGTGATGGCAAAGTGGCAAACTTACGTAATTGCAAATCCGCATCGCTGCTAAATAAAGACAGGCAGGAAACTAGCAATTTACTGTTTGACTCTGTAATTACAAAGAGACCAAAATGCAAGGCCGTTTCATCACCAGGAAGTTGCACGAAAGAAATATCCTTATCCGGCCACATGGCTTCTTGGCGCAACGGCCAGGTTTCTTCGGCTTGAATCAATTCAATACAATAGGATGGACTTTGCGTATCCGTTTTAGACATCTCCTTTCTAAAATAAAGTATTAAATAACAATTTAATAAATGTTTCCTGATGTGTACCACCATTAGACAATGTACATAGAATTTTCTAATGGTATTGTAAGGGCTTTGCTAAAAACGACGCTCACAGAGCATTTGTGGACGTCGTTTTTTCTTCTTTTCTTTCCCTTGCTTTCTTCTACTCTATTCAAAAATTCGAACCCCACAAACCCTCCTTTTTCTGGTGGAGACCGGATGCTACGCCATCCATGGCGGCGCATCCAGCGTTGTCGTCGCGACTCCGGTTCTCTTTGTTCGTTTATTATATCAATCTACTTGAATGGGAATTTTGCTGGTATAGCGATGCGACAGCTGATCATCCAGGTGAGCGTATTTGGCAGTTGTCGTGGGGCTGGCATGGCGCAAGGTTTCCTGGACAATGCGCAAATCTTTGGTTTCTTGGTAAAGCAAGGTGCCACAGGTATGACGCAATAAATGACAGCTTTTCCCCGGCTTTTTAAGATCGGCTTTTTGAAACCAATGATCAATAATATCGCGAATGCCGCAGCGTGAAAGCCGTCCGCCGTTATGATGACGGCTGACGGAAACGAAAAGCGGCGTGCCCTCCTCGTCTCCCTTCACAGGGCGGCGTTGTTTAGCATAGGAGTCCAACGCGGCAAGAACATCTTCGCGTAGATATACGTAGCCGTCTCTTTTTTTGCCATGTACTAGCATCATGCCATTGTTCCAATCGACATCTTCGACGTTGGCACGGTGAATTTCCACGGTACGTAAGCCTTGCAACGCCATCAGTACCAGGATGGCTTTAGCGCGCAGCGCCTCTTCCCCTTCTTTGGGGATGAGCGACAATAAATGCTGCATATCGGCGGCGGTAAGAAAGGACTGCGGCTGCAGTCTGGCGCGGCGATCTTCGCCAGCGTATACTTCGGCTGCCGGATTTTCTTTGAGAATGCCTCTGGAAACGGCGGCCGCGTAAAAACGACGCAGTGCTGTTAGCTTTAAGGCAATGGTGCTGACTTTATAGCGTTTTTTCTCCCAAAGATACTGGCGGTATACTTTCAATTGGTGCACGGTAGCCTGCTCTGGCTGTAGTCCTTCCTCTCGGCACCAAAGAAGAAACTGACGAATGTGGGAGAGATAGGTTGCCATTGTGTCGGCAGCGGCGCGGCCATGGGCTACGTCCAAACGGAGAAACTCGCCAAAACGTTGCAAAAATTCTTCTTTGCTCCAACTATTTGGACTCAGCAAAGAAGATGCGGCCGGAATAGTTACCTGCTGCCCATTCATATCTATCTCCTCCTCGGGATCTACATTATCGTTCCCTTAACTCCTTATAATTATACTTATAAGGAGTTAAGGAGTCAAGAAAAGGCGGTTTTGGGTAAAACCGCCTTTTCGAATATTGCAGATCTTCTCTTTTACTTTTTAATGAAATCGGCCCCCCGCTGGATGGCTGCTTCGTTAATTTTGAAGAGTTCCGGCTTATTGGCGAATTTCTTTTCAAACATTTTTTTGAACGCTCCCAGCATGGATTCAGTTTTCACCGGCTCCCCTGCTGCGATAATAGCTCCGAGCATGACCATGTTGCCTACTTTGGGATTGCCAAGTTCAGCAGCAATTTCATTGACAGGTACTTTAAAGACATTGATGTCTTTGCGAGTAGCGTCTTTTTCAATGAGAGAGCTGTTGATGATCAAGGTGCCTCCTTTTTGCAGGGATCCTTCAAAACGAGTCAGAGACGGCAGATTCATGGCGACAACCATGGACGGCTCACTGACCATCGGCGCGCCAATGGGATCTTCGGACACAATAACCGAACAATAAGCAGTGCCGCCGCGCATTTCCGGTCCATAAGAAGGAATCCAGGTTACTTCTTTGCCTTCGAGCATGCCAGCATACGTCAACAGCTGTCCCATGAGCATGATGCCCTGACCGCCGAATCCAGACATAATAATTTCATGTGTTTGCGACATTATTTGGCCACCTCCTCAGGCGTTTTGAAAACCCCAAGGGGATAGTAAGGCATCATATTGGCTTCCATCCATTTTACAGCGTCAATGGCGCTTAATCCCCAGTTAGTCGGGCAAGTGGAAAGAACTTCTACCATGGTGAATCCTTTGCCTTCCAATTGCATCTTGAAGGCTTTTTTAATAGCGGCTTTAGCCTTTGCCATATTGGCGGGATTATTGACAGCTACGCGTTCGATATAAACGGCTCCGTCCAAGGTAGCCAGCATTTCCGACACACGGATGGGGATGCCTGCCGTTTCCGCTTTGCGGCCGTAGGGTGAGGTTTGTGTGACTTGACCTACCAAACTAGTCGGCGCCATCTGACCGCCGGTCATGCCGTAAATAGCGTTGTTAACGAAAATAGTAGTAATTTTCTCGCCGCGCGCCGCAGCATGAACAATCTCTGCTGCGCCAATGGCTGCAAGATCGCCGTCACCCTGATAGGTGAACACCGGAGCTTCCGGATGAACGCGCTTGATGCCGGTAGCTACAGCCGGAGCACGGCCATGAGCGGCTTCAAACATATCAATGTTGAAATAATCATAAGCAAGTACCGAACAGCCGACAGGAGCGACGCCGATGGCGCTGTCCTGCACGCCCAATTCATCAATAACCTCTGCTACCAGGCGGTGGATAATGCCATGATGGCATCCGGGGCAATAGTGTGTAGGTACATCTACAAGTGAAGCAGGACGACCAAAAACTTTTTCAGCCATGAGATCATTTCCCTCCTTTGCCGCTCATAATAGCAACGATTTTTTCGTAAATTTCATTGGGGCTGGGCATTACGCCGCCCATGCGTCCATAGAAATGAACCGGCTTGTCTTTACCGACGGCCAGCCTTACGTCTTCGACCATTTGGCCGGCGCTGAGCTCTACCGTCAGGAAGGCGGAAGCCTTTTGCGCTAATGCTTCGAGCGGAGCTGTTGGGAAAGGCCACAAAGTGATCGGACGGAGCATGCCGACTTTCAGTCCTTCTTTATGCGCTTTTTCCATCGCTGTGCGGGCAATACGGGAGCTAATGCCATAGGCTACAATGACCAATTCGGCATCATCTGTATAAAGCTCTTCATAGCGAACTTCAGCAGCGGAAATTTTGGCGAATTTTTCCTGCAGATGCAGGTTATGCTGTTCCATCGCATCCGGCTGGAGATACAGCGAATTGATGATATTCGGTTTTTTACGGCCTTTCAAGCCAGCTGCAGCCCAAGGCTTAGCCGGAGGAGTGATGGTGCTGGCCTTGAATTCGGCAGGCTCCATCATTTGGCCTAAAGCACCGTCGCCCAAAAGCATGACCGGCGTACGATATTGATCTGCCAAATCAAATGAAAGAATCGTATAGTCTACCATTTCCTGTACAGAGTTCGGCGCCAAGACGATCAGACGATAGTCGCCGTGACCGCCGCCTTTAGTAGCCTGGAAGTAGTCGGACTGTGCCGGCTGGATGCTGCCCAGGCCCGGGCCTCCACGAGCAATGTTGACAATGACACAAGGCAGTTCGGCCCCTGCAATATAGGAAATTCCTTCTTGCTTTAAGCTAATGCCGGGGCTTGAAGAAGAAGTCATGGAACGAGCGCCTGCACCGGCTGCTCCATAAACCATATTGATAGCGGCAATTTCGCTTTCCGCCTGTAAAAACACCCCGTCAATTTTCGGCATGCGTTTGGCCATATATTCGGTAAGTTCGGTTTGAGGGGTAATGGGATAGCCAAAATAATGACGACACCCGGCAACAATGGCAGCTTCACCTATCGCCTCATTGCCTTTCATTAGAACTTTTTCAGCCACAGTACTTCCTCCCCTTTATTTATAGACTTCAATAGCTACATCTGGACAAGTTTTACCGCACAGAGCACAACCGATGCACTGCGATTCGTCCGTACAGAAAGCGGGACGATAGCCTTTACTGTTGAAATGATCTGCAAATGTCAGAATTTTTTTCGGGCAAGCAACGGTGCATAAGCCGCAACCTTTGCATCGCTCTTCGTTGATGACCGGTTTTGCCATGAAAATAACCCCTTTCCTCTCTTCGCCTGTAATGTTGTAAACCACTAACTCGGTATATTCACTTTATTCGGAACTAACATAAAAATTCCTGCTTTTATACATAAAAATACCCGCAAAAATTGCGGGTATTTTGTATACTGGTCACTAACATTTGATTAGTCGACAATAACTTCCAATTGATCGCCATTTTTGCACAAAGCGGCATTTCCTTCATCAGTATCGACATGCATTTCTAGCGCATAGTCTTTGTTAACGCGGATCAGCACATTTTCAAAAATCAGGCCGCGATTGCCGCCACAGCGGACTTTAACGAGATCTTTATCTTTGACGCCGAATTCGGCGGCTTCAGCAGGATTCATATGGATATGACGTCCAGCTACAATGACGCCTTCTGTCAACTCAACTTCGCCTTTCGGGCCTACCAGTTTGGCGCCCGGCGTACCAGCTAAATCGCCGGAATCACGTACAGGAATATTTTTCAGACCCAGTTTCATGGCGTCGCTCATGGAAACTTCTACTTGGCTCTTGCTGCGGATTGGTCCCAAAATACGTACATTTTTAAACGCTGATTTTTCGGTGACTACATCAATGGTCTCGTTAGAAGCAAACTGCCCAGGCTGTGCCAAATCTTTTTTATTGGTCAGTTCATAGCCAGCTCCATAGAGAATATCCAGATGCTCCCGGGTTACATGGACGTGGCGGGCAGAAATACCGGCGGTTACTGTTTTGTTAGACATAAATAACACACTCCCTGTTTTGTTTTAGCGGCATTTTTATTAAGGAATCGGCGCAGTAACAGCAATGATTCCTTAAATATAAAAATAAACCGAAACTGTCAATAAATCAGCTTCGGTTTATTATATCATGAAATGTTACTCAATGATTTCTGAAAAATAAACAACTGTTACCGTATCGTCTGGAGCAATGCTGCGCTCGTAGACCCCTTCTAAGAAACGGGTCAGTTCTTCAACGCTGGCAATATCCGGATTTTCTCCTTGCAGGTCTTCACGAGTTAATTGACCGATGGGTTTGACCAAAACACGGTCAATAACGGCTGCATATATTTTCTTACGCTGATGAAACCGTTTGCCCACCGTTACCCAGACAATATCGCCCTCTTGATATTTGCTGCGCTTATCACCAAAGCGGATGGTACAGGATTTGCGGCGGCAGACTAACTGTACATGGTAATTGGATGAATAAAAATTCAATGCTTTCATTGACAATTCCTCCTTTGTCAATCTGGATATTGCTGTAATTTAGCTTTTTTTCAACCAGTGCACGGTACGATCGACTGCTTTTTGTAAACTTGCTTCTTCTTCTACCAAGGCGATGCGTACATATCCTTCTCCTTGTGGTCCGAAAGCGCTTCCCGGCACTACGGCTACCCCTGCTTCACGTAACCAGGATAAGGTAAATTCCATAGAGGTTTCCTTTGTTGGCACCGGCGCCCAAACAAACATGGTGCCTTTAGGCTTGGGAATCTGCCAGCCGCAAGCGCCTAAGCCGTCAATCAAAAGATCTCGGCGACGTTGGTAGATGGCGGCCGTATCCTGTACAGCCTGCTGTGGTCCGCGCAGTGCGGCGATAGCGGCCTCCTGGACGGGAAGGAAAATACCATAATCAAAATTGGATTTAAGGCGTCCTAGATAGGATATGACCTCTGCGTTACCTAAAGCGAACCCTACCCGACAGCCCGCCATGTTGTACGTTTTGGAAAGAGAGTGAAATTCAATACCGACTTCCTTGGCTCCGGGTGTTGCCAGAAAGCTTGGCGGGCGATAGCCGTCAAAGACCAGCTCGCTATAGGCAAAATCATGGCAAACAACAATTTCATTTTGTTGGGCAAAAGCCACTACCTTGCAAAAAAATTCTTCGTTCGCCACAGCTGCTAAAGGATTATTGGGATAGTTTAGAATCATCAGCTTAGCACGCTTGCGAATGTCTGCCGGAATGGCTTCCAAGTCAGGTAAAAATTCGTTTTCTTTGCGCAAAGGCATATGATATAATTCGGCACCGGCTACCAAAGGTCCTGCGCTGAAAATCGGATATCCTGGATCGGGAACCAGCACTACATCGCCCGGGTTGAGCAGGCAAAGAGCGATGTGAGCCAGACCGTCCTGGGAACCCATCAGCGTATGTACTTCTGTTTCCGGGCAAAGAGTAACAGCAAATTTATCTTGATACCACTGCGCCATAGCTTCCAGTAGTTCGCTTTTACCGCGTGACAAGGCGTAGCGATACTGATGCCCCTCCCTAGCGGCGTTGCAT
Proteins encoded:
- a CDS encoding oligopeptide transporter, OPT family, which gives rise to MDKKKAASGVSDACSLSDAAFLPLREGETYEPILKPRQKPKEATRYAVLLGLLFGAVFTVACTYMPLKVGQGISSDTPIAAMAIALAAVLKRNDALGENTLMECIGSTGSMVNSGLVFVLPALFILQLQASFTEMVWTTLLGGFLGIAYAIILRNYFVVHMHGHYPFPGSLATTEVLLSGAKGGDSLQVILLSSLVGGAADFATNAFGWWNAAFTSRFCTFGSYLAEKYKLFFAINVEAAVLAIGYMTGWRYAVIIAGGSLFGWWVLLPLLASLSAENQAWILGTAMVKPFQELPPEAIFRQAVRFVGIGTLAMAGILGVLKMAPFIGLTFKEAIVGVWKNKKNTSAVLRTQQDVPMSWVVGLIAAIALVFTLIIQQYYGATWLQALLLTLVLLAGSFLFSVVGTTSIAFTSSEPVSGLTLLTLIIGAQAMLSTGLVGEVGILAVLLMAAVVCGCLWMTGCFVGDLKVAFWLGITPKTLQIWKVISTLVSALIAAGVMLLLAKSMGFCGPGSLAAPQANAVAAVIGPLMAGQEAPWMLYLAGAVLAVMLDCLKVPALAFGLGLYVPLELNMPLLAGGSIAYLMAHSSRDTLLNQWRQRRGILISSGFIAGGSIMGVCSVGLRVMGYDFSQLSWGSTENPELYSLVMYVFLCGFFIWYSRRGNPTA
- a CDS encoding GNAT family N-acetyltransferase — encoded protein: MVVHIRKHLLNCYLILYFRKEMSKTDTQSPSYCIELIQAEETWPLRQEAMWPDKDISFVQLPGDETALHFGLFVITESNSKLLVSCLSLFSSDADLQLRKFATLPSQQQQGWGSKLLRHVLKEASLLAKERPIVLDSRQEKEAFYASFGFQREGKPFEKNDRFYVRMQWH
- a CDS encoding tyrosine-type recombinase/integrase; amino-acid sequence: MNGQQVTIPAASSLLSPNSWSKEEFLQRFGEFLRLDVAHGRAAADTMATYLSHIRQFLLWCREEGLQPEQATVHQLKVYRQYLWEKKRYKVSTIALKLTALRRFYAAAVSRGILKENPAAEVYAGEDRRARLQPQSFLTAADMQHLLSLIPKEGEEALRAKAILVLMALQGLRTVEIHRANVEDVDWNNGMMLVHGKKRDGYVYLREDVLAALDSYAKQRRPVKGDEEGTPLFVSVSRHHNGGRLSRCGIRDIIDHWFQKADLKKPGKSCHLLRHTCGTLLYQETKDLRIVQETLRHASPTTTAKYAHLDDQLSHRYTSKIPIQVD
- a CDS encoding 2-oxoacid:acceptor oxidoreductase family protein; the encoded protein is MSQTHEIIMSGFGGQGIMLMGQLLTYAGMLEGKEVTWIPSYGPEMRGGTAYCSVIVSEDPIGAPMVSEPSMVVAMNLPSLTRFEGSLQKGGTLIINSSLIEKDATRKDINVFKVPVNEIAAELGNPKVGNMVMLGAIIAAGEPVKTESMLGAFKKMFEKKFANKPELFKINEAAIQRGADFIKK
- a CDS encoding thiamine pyrophosphate-dependent enzyme — protein: MAEKVFGRPASLVDVPTHYCPGCHHGIIHRLVAEVIDELGVQDSAIGVAPVGCSVLAYDYFNIDMFEAAHGRAPAVATGIKRVHPEAPVFTYQGDGDLAAIGAAEIVHAAARGEKITTIFVNNAIYGMTGGQMAPTSLVGQVTQTSPYGRKAETAGIPIRVSEMLATLDGAVYIERVAVNNPANMAKAKAAIKKAFKMQLEGKGFTMVEVLSTCPTNWGLSAIDAVKWMEANMMPYYPLGVFKTPEEVAK
- a CDS encoding 3-methyl-2-oxobutanoate dehydrogenase subunit VorB, with the protein product MAEKVLMKGNEAIGEAAIVAGCRHYFGYPITPQTELTEYMAKRMPKIDGVFLQAESEIAAINMVYGAAGAGARSMTSSSSPGISLKQEGISYIAGAELPCVIVNIARGGPGLGSIQPAQSDYFQATKGGGHGDYRLIVLAPNSVQEMVDYTILSFDLADQYRTPVMLLGDGALGQMMEPAEFKASTITPPAKPWAAAGLKGRKKPNIINSLYLQPDAMEQHNLHLQEKFAKISAAEVRYEELYTDDAELVIVAYGISSRIARTAMEKAHKEGLKVGMLRPITLWPFPTAPLEALAQKASAFLTVELSAGQMVEDVRLAVGKDKPVHFYGRMGGVMPSPNEIYEKIVAIMSGKGGK
- a CDS encoding 4Fe-4S binding protein, with product MAKPVINEERCKGCGLCTVACPKKILTFADHFNSKGYRPAFCTDESQCIGCALCGKTCPDVAIEVYK
- a CDS encoding phosphate propanoyltransferase; this translates as MSNKTVTAGISARHVHVTREHLDILYGAGYELTNKKDLAQPGQFASNETIDVVTEKSAFKNVRILGPIRSKSQVEVSMSDAMKLGLKNIPVRDSGDLAGTPGAKLVGPKGEVELTEGVIVAGRHIHMNPAEAAEFGVKDKDLVKVRCGGNRGLIFENVLIRVNKDYALEMHVDTDEGNAALCKNGDQLEVIVD
- a CDS encoding ASCH domain-containing protein, with protein sequence MKALNFYSSNYHVQLVCRRKSCTIRFGDKRSKYQEGDIVWVTVGKRFHQRKKIYAAVIDRVLVKPIGQLTREDLQGENPDIASVEELTRFLEGVYERSIAPDDTVTVVYFSEIIE
- a CDS encoding aminotransferase class I/II-fold pyridoxal phosphate-dependent enzyme, which produces MFHPVCSERLNGLSSAVFSEIDALRRAEEAKGRDIITLSIGSPDLAPAPHIVDALCNAAREGHQYRYALSRGKSELLEAMAQWYQDKFAVTLCPETEVHTLMGSQDGLAHIALCLLNPGDVVLVPDPGYPIFSAGPLVAGAELYHMPLRKENEFLPDLEAIPADIRKRAKLMILNYPNNPLAAVANEEFFCKVVAFAQQNEIVVCHDFAYSELVFDGYRPPSFLATPGAKEVGIEFHSLSKTYNMAGCRVGFALGNAEVISYLGRLKSNFDYGIFLPVQEAAIAALRGPQQAVQDTAAIYQRRRDLLIDGLGACGWQIPKPKGTMFVWAPVPTKETSMEFTLSWLREAGVAVVPGSAFGPQGEGYVRIALVEEEASLQKAVDRTVHWLKKS